Proteins co-encoded in one Neodiprion lecontei isolate iyNeoLeco1 chromosome 3, iyNeoLeco1.1, whole genome shotgun sequence genomic window:
- the LOC107219629 gene encoding CXXC-type zinc finger protein 1 — MGDKRHGLSKEEIAKQFMLPERKSKIATLLKQDGQAYCICRSSDSSRFMIGCDACEEWYHGDCINITEKEAKHIKQFFCVRCREEDSTLITRYKPRRSEQDDHKYKKYKEKERAIRYEYDAPWDPTIVKKSSKRCGECSGCLRSENCGKCDACRHLKKFGPSIRLKLRCIQRTCRVLGAPPKPLKGYNKGSKPGRKRRRDSSNERAEHLDQPRQCYGPACTKQSRPGSKYCSDECGMKLATNRIYQVLPQRIQEWSLTSCVAEQNNRRALETVRKQQNDVRRILQELDKRHSELDRILERAKQATIDPKTEVDDLDDTEMSMYCITCGHEIHSRTAIKHMEKCFNKYESQASFGSMFKTRIEGQVMFCDFYNPINRTYCKRLRVLCPEHCKDPKISETDVCGCPLVTNVFDTTGEFCRAPKKSCLKHYVWEKLRRAEIDMERVREWLKIDELVEQERQIRSNMATRAGVLALMLHSTYNHELMEQMTQEQSREQIEAMEEELQRRYNTQFQKQQTKN; from the exons ATGGGCGATAAGAGACACGGTCTTTCG AAAGAAGAGATTGCAAAGCAATTTATGTTACCAGAAAGGAAGAGTAAAATTGCAACGTTACTAAAGCAAGATGGTCAAGCTTATTGCATTTGTCGTAGCTCGGATAGCTCGCGTTTCATGAT TGGATGTGACGCTTGCGAGGAATGGTACCATGGTGATTGTATCAATATTACAGAAAAAGAAGCGAAACATATCAAGCAGTTTTTCTGTGTT CGCTGCCGGGAAGAGGACTCGACACTTATAACACGTTATAAACCCCGTAGATCTGAACAAGATGATCATAAATACAAGAAGtataaagagaaagaaagggCTATTCGATACGAATACGACGCTCCTTGGGATCCTACTATTGTGAAGAAATCTTCAAAACGTTGTGGCGAATGCTCGGGCTGTCTACGCTCAGAAAACTGCGGCAAATGTGATGCTTGTAGacacttgaaaaaatttggtcCTTCTATCAGGTTGAAGTTGAGATGTATCCAGAGAACGTGCAGAGTACTCGGTGCACCACCCAAACCCTTGAAAGGATATAATAAAGGTTCAAAACCAGGTAGAAAAAGGAGAAGGGACTCTAGCAACGAAAGAGCTGAGCATTTGGATCAGCCACGGCAATGTTACGGTCCCGCATGCACAAAACAATCTCGACCCGGTAGCAAGTATTGTTCAGATGAGTGCGGAATGAAATTGGCTACGAATAGAATATACCAGGTACTACCGCAGAGAATTCAAGAATGGTCATTAACATCCTGTGTTGCTGAACAAAATAATAGGCGAGCATTAGAGACGGTTAGGAAACAGCAAAATGATGTTAGAAGGATCCTGCAAGAATTGGACAAGCGACATTCGGAACTTGATCGTATTTTGGAAAGAGCTAAACAAGCTACTATTGATCCAAAAACTGAAGTTGACGATTTGGATGATACGGAAATGAGCATGTACTGTATTACATGTGGACACGAAATCCATTCTCGCACTGCCATTAAACAcatggaaaaatgttttaacaAG TATGAATCTCAAGCATCATTCGGATCAATGTTCAAAACACGTATTGAGGGTCAAGTGATGTTTTGCGACTTTTACAATCCTATCAATCGAACATATTGCAAACGATTGCGGGTCTTATGTCCCGAACACTGCAAGGACCCGAAAATAAGCGAAACTGACGTATGTGGTTGCCCATTAGTCACAAATGTGTTCGACACTACTGGTGAATTTTGTCGTGCACCAAAAAAGAGTTGCCTCAAGCACTATGTATGGGAGAAACTGAGACGTGCTGAAATAGACATGGAACGAGTGAGAGAGTGGTTGAAAATAGACGAATTGGTGGAGCAAGAGAGACAAATCCGTTCTAACATGGCTACGCGAGCTGGTGTCTTGGCCCTGATGCTGCATTCAACATACAATCATGAGTTAATGGAACAAATGACGCAAGAACAAAGTAGGGAACAGATTGAGGCAATGGAGGAAGAGTTACAACGCAGATATAATACCCAATTCCAGAAACAGCAGACTAAAAATTGA